The following coding sequences are from one bacterium BMS3Abin14 window:
- the gpsA gene encoding glycerol-3-phosphate dehydrogenase [NAD(P)+], with amino-acid sequence MSKRPSKIAVIGGGSWGTALAIHCAGLAVPVSLWVFEEDLAERMARTRENDVFLPGIALPSGITPTVSLEECLAGAQLVISVVPSHVIREVWGKARFFLPVDAIIVNASKGIEEGTHLTATGVLADILGQDVLKRKVTLSGPTFAREVAMGLPAAAVIAGTEGRRNTEVQEALASETFRLYTNMDPIGVEIAGALKNVMAISVGMCDGLQLGLNARAALVTRGLAEITRLGVAMGAEPLTFQGLAGVGDLVLTCTGDLSRNRTLGLRLGRGESLDEITGSSPMIVEGVRTTKSAHGLAAGTGVEMPITREIFMVLYEGKNARSALKSLLSRSLKEEGT; translated from the coding sequence ATGAGTAAACGGCCATCGAAAATCGCCGTTATCGGAGGCGGCAGCTGGGGTACGGCCCTGGCCATCCACTGTGCCGGGCTGGCAGTGCCGGTTTCCCTGTGGGTGTTTGAAGAGGACCTGGCCGAGAGGATGGCCCGAACCCGGGAGAACGACGTCTTTCTCCCGGGGATAGCGCTGCCTTCCGGGATAACCCCCACCGTGAGCCTGGAGGAGTGCCTGGCCGGCGCACAGCTGGTAATCTCCGTTGTCCCGTCCCACGTGATCAGGGAGGTGTGGGGCAAGGCGCGGTTTTTTCTGCCGGTGGATGCGATTATCGTCAATGCTTCAAAAGGAATTGAGGAGGGTACGCACCTGACGGCGACCGGGGTCCTTGCCGACATCCTTGGCCAGGACGTCCTGAAGAGAAAGGTGACACTTTCGGGTCCCACCTTTGCCAGGGAGGTTGCCATGGGGCTGCCTGCCGCTGCCGTAATAGCGGGCACGGAAGGCCGCCGCAACACGGAGGTCCAGGAGGCCCTCGCCTCGGAGACCTTTCGGCTTTACACCAACATGGACCCAATTGGCGTGGAGATCGCGGGGGCGCTGAAAAACGTCATGGCTATCTCCGTGGGTATGTGTGATGGTCTTCAGCTGGGGCTCAATGCCCGGGCGGCCCTCGTTACCAGGGGCCTTGCCGAGATCACCCGGCTGGGGGTTGCCATGGGGGCGGAACCCCTGACTTTTCAGGGGCTTGCCGGCGTCGGGGACCTGGTCCTTACCTGTACCGGGGACCTTTCACGGAACAGGACGCTTGGGCTCCGGCTGGGCCGGGGCGAATCACTGGATGAGATAACCGGATCGTCACCCATGATCGTGGAGGGAGTCAGGACGACAAAATCCGCTCACGGGCTGGCCGCCGGGACCGGGGTCGAGATGCCCATAACAAGGGAGATCTTTATGGTCCTTTACGAGGGCAAAAACGCCCGGTCTGCCTTAAAGAGCC